In a genomic window of Quercus lobata isolate SW786 chromosome 4, ValleyOak3.0 Primary Assembly, whole genome shotgun sequence:
- the LOC115987399 gene encoding NADPH:quinone oxidoreductase-like, protein MEATNEVKPIIKVAAICGSLREGSYHRGLIRAAIQLSQESVNGIEIEYIEIDQLPLLNTDLEGQGTFPPEVEDFRQKIKEADSVLFASPEYNFSLAAPLKNAVDWASRPPNAWANKAAAIISTGGSGGGERAQYHLRQVGVFLDIHFINKPLFCLNAFEPPAKFDKDGNLVNAETKDRLKEVLLALHEFTLRIQGK, encoded by the exons atGGAGGCAACAAATGAAGTGAAACCTATAATCAAAGTGGCAGCAATATGTGGGTCTCTCCGTGAAGGTTCCTACCACCGAGGCCTCATTCGAGCTG caATCCAACTAAGCCAAGAGTCAGTCAATGGAATTGAAATAGAGTACATAGAAATCGACCAGCTACCTTTGCTAAATACTGACCTTGAAGGCCAGGGAACATTTCCACCAGAAGTCGAAGATTTCCgtcagaaaataaaagaagctgATAGTGTTCTTTTTGCTTCGCCTGAGTACAACTTTTCCCTCGCTG CACCTTTGAAGAATGCTGTTGACTGGGCATCTAGACCACCAAATGCTTGGGCTAACAAGGCTGCTGCCATTATAAGTACTGGAGGAAGTGGTGGTGGTGAACGAGCACAGTATCATCTTCGCCAAGTCGGAGTTTTTCTTGATATTCATTTCATTAATAAGCCATTGTTTTGCTTGAATGCATTCGAACCTCCTGCAAAGTTTGATAAAGATGGTAACTTGGTCAATGCAGAGACCAAAGACAGGTTGAAGGAAGTTCTTCTAGCCTTGCATGAATTTACTTTGCGCATTCAAGGCAAGTGA